CGAGCGCCGGCAGGTCGGTGGCCACCGAAACCGGCCAGCCGACCGCATAGACGGCGAGGATCCGCCGCCTCAGTCGCCTGTCGCCGGCCACCTTGTCGTGCAGCAGGTGGAGCAGGTGGTAGCTGCCCTGGCTGTGCCCCGCGAGGATGATCGGGGCGTCCGGCGGCGCCTGGTTCAGGAAAGCGTCGAACGCCCGCGCGACGTCCGAATAAGCGAGCTGCAGGGCCTTGGCGGAATCGGGCTTGGTGGTGAGGAACGCGCCCACCGTCGCCTGCCGATAGCGCGGCGCCCAGACGCGGGCGACGTTGCTGAACGTCGAGACCTCGGTCGGCACCAGCACATGGGCGCGCCGGTCCATCTCCTGGTCGTCGATCGGCGCGTTCCAGTGGGCACGGCTCAGATAGGTGGTCGGCGGCACGAAGAAGACCACCGCTTTGGTCCGCGCGGTGCCGGGCACGCCGGGGGGCAGCCAGTCGGCCGGATCGTCGGGCGTGCCGGGTCGTGACAACCAGGCGCCGGGTTCGCTGTAATCGGGGGCGCCGGCTTCCGGCGGCGTGGAAAAGGAGATGGTCGGCACGAACGTCCAGCGCATCACCGTTTCGGGAAACAGCGTCCAGACGATGCCCGCTCCCAGGATCAGGACGATGATCGCGACGATGACGTAGAGGAAGCGGCGTGCGGCCATGAGCGGCAGGGCTTAAGGGGCGGGCCTCGTTCGGGCAAGGCGCTTGAAGTGTA
This genomic window from Sphingomonas abietis contains:
- a CDS encoding DUF3089 domain-containing protein, with amino-acid sequence MAARRFLYVIVAIIVLILGAGIVWTLFPETVMRWTFVPTISFSTPPEAGAPDYSEPGAWLSRPGTPDDPADWLPPGVPGTARTKAVVFFVPPTTYLSRAHWNAPIDDQEMDRRAHVLVPTEVSTFSNVARVWAPRYRQATVGAFLTTKPDSAKALQLAYSDVARAFDAFLNQAPPDAPIILAGHSQGSYHLLHLLHDKVAGDRRLRRRILAVYAVGWPVSVATDLPALGLPACDRPDQHGCILSWESYAEPADAAQLRLRYDAGIGFTGQPRAHTPALCVNPLTGTRDGAAPASANLGALKPNDGYKSATLTPHLVPARCDPAGLLLIGPPPADFGRAVLPGNNFHVFDYALFWANIRADAARRLDAMEKHHR